GGCGGTCAGCCCGCCCACCGGCCTCGCCCTTGCTGAATATCGTGTAGGAACCGCCGCCCATGTCCATGGTCCGGGCGGTCCACCCGAAGACTTCCTCGTAGAAGGCCTGGGCCCGGGCCGTGTCGGGCGTCCACAGCTCCGCCCAGCCGAACGACCCGGGAACGTCGGCCAGCCCGAACCCCGGATGGTCCTTGGGCTGCCACGCGCTGATCGCGGCGCCGGTGGGGTCGGCCATCACCGTCATGCGGCCCGACTCCAGCACGTCGAACGGCGGCGCCAGCACCATGCCTCCGGCGGCTTCCGCCGCCTTGGCGGTCTGGTCGGCGTCCTCGGTGGCGACATAGACGTTCCAGCGGGGCGGGATGCCCTGGGAACGTTCCTGGTCGAACTGCTGGGTCCCGGCGCCGACGTAGCGGTCTCCGAGCCCGAACATCGTGTACACGCCGCCGTCCGGCAGCGGGGCGTCCCAAGCCTGCCACCCGAACAGCTTCGTGTAGAACTCCCTGGCGGCCGGGAAGTCGCTGGTGGCGAGCTCCACCCAGCAGAACGTCCCCGGCTCGTGCTTCTCGAACTCCGTCATCGTCGGCTCCTTCCGTTCGCTGGTCCGGTTCGTCCAACCCTAGCGCGGGCCGCCGACAGGCGTGCATCCGGGCATACACTCCCCCGCATGATCGTGTGTGCCCGTTGCGGGCAGGAGAACCCGGACGGGTTCCGGTTCTGCGGCCGCTGCGCGTCTCCCCTCGGCGCCGAGGCGCCGAGGGGCGAGGAACGCAAGGTCGTCACCGTCCTGTTCTGCGACCTGGTGGGGTTCACCGCTCGCTCGGACCGGGCCGATCCCGAGGACGTTCGGGCCACGCTCCGCCCGTACCACGCCCGGCTCCGCATCGAGATCGAGCGCTACGGCGGGACGGTGGAGAAGTTCATCGGCGACGCCGTCATGGCTGTGTTCGGAGCGCCGGTGGCGCACGAGGACGACCCCGAGCGAGCCGTCCGCGCCGGGCTCCGCATCACGGAGGCCATCGAGGAGCTCAACGAATCGCAGAGCGGCCTGGACCTCTCGGTCCGGATCGGGATCAACTCGGGGGAGGCCGTCGTCGCCCTGGGGGCCCGGCCAGCGGAGGGGGAGGGCATCGTCACCGGCGACGTGGTCAACACCGCGGCCCGCCTGCAGACCGCCGCCCCGGTCGGCGCGGTCGTGGTGGGTGCGTTGACCTACCGGGCGACCCGCGAGGTGTTCGACTACGACGATCTCGACCCCGTAGCCGCGAAGGGCAAGCAGGAGCCGATTCCTCTGTGGCGGGCCCTACGGGCGAAGAGCCGGTTGGGCGTGGACATCGAGCAGGGAACCCGGGCGCCGCTCCTCGGCCGCGACGCCGAGCTCGGGCTGCTGAAGGACACGTTCATCCGAACGGTTCGGGACCAGGCGCCGCAGCTCGTGACGCTGACCGGCGAACCCGGGGTGGGCAAGTCGCGCCTGGTCTGGGAGTTCCGCCGGTTCGTGGACGACACGCCAGACCTCGTCTACTGGCGGCAAGGGCGCTGTCTCCCCTACGGCGACGGCATCGCGTTCTGGGCCCTCGGCGAGATCGTCAAGGCCCAGGCCGGCATCAACGAGACCGACGACCCGGAGCGGGCGTCGGCGAAGCTCGACGCGGCCGTCCGCTTTCTGGCCGCGCCCGCGGAGGAGGCCGAGTGGCTGAAGGCGCGACTGGCCCCGCTCGTGGGCGGCGAGGGCGCCGGCAGCGGTGCGGACGCGGTGGCGCGGGACGAGTCCTTCGCGGCGTGGCGGCGGTTCCTCGAGCTGGCGGCCGCGCGCTCCCCTCTCGTCGCCGTCTTCGAGGATCTCCACTGGGCCGATCCGGTGCTGATCGAGTTCCTGGAGCATCTCGTCGACTGGGCGTCGGGCGTGCCGTTGCTGATCCTGTGCACCGGCAGGCCCGAGCTGTACGAGCGCCACCCCGGTTGGGGCGGCGGGAAGCGGAACTCCTTCACCGTGGCCCTCTCGCCGCTGGGTGCCGAGGACACCGCCCGTTTGATCTCCGAGCTGCTGTCCCAGGCGGTGCTCCCGGCGGAGGTCCAGTCGGCGCTCGTGGAGCGCTCCGGCGGCAACCCCCTGTACACGGAGGAGTTCGTGAAGATGCTGGTGGACCGGGGCGTGCTTGCTCGCGGGGAGAACAGGGGCCCGTGGCGGCTGGCGGCCGACGCGGACATCGCCGTCCCGGAGACGCTCCAGGCGCTCATCGCGGCCCGGCTCGACACGCTGCCCATCGAACAGAAGTCGCTGCTCCAGGACGGGTCGGTGGTGGGGAAGGTCTTCTGGAGTGGGGCTGTGGCCGCCATGGGAGCCGTGGACGAACAGGCGGTCCGCATCGCCCTGCACGAGCTCGCACGCAAGGAGTTTCTCCGGCCCGCCCGGACCACCTCGATGGAGAACCAGGCCGAGTACTCGTTCTGGCACGTGCTCATCCGCGACGTGGCCTACGGGCAGATCCCCCGCGCCGCCCGCGGGAAGAAGCACCGGGCCGCGGCCCGGTGGATCGAGGGCCAGGCGGGGGACCGGGCGGTGGACCAGGCCGACTTCCTTGCCTACCACTACGGCCAGGCGCTGGAGCTGGCCCGGGCGGCGGGAGACCGGGTTGAGTCGGAAGGCTTGAGGGAGCCGCTGCAACGGTTCCTGGTGCTGGCCGGCGATCGCGCGTTCCCGCTCGACGCCGCCAAGGCGGAGTCGTTCTACCGCGACGCCCTGGAGCTCCTTCCCGAGGGAACCGTCGATCGTGCCCGGGTCGAGCTCAAGGCGCTTGACGCCGGGTGGACGTCCGGGACCAGGCCGGCCCAGGAGGTCATCGCCGGCTACGAGGGCCCCATCCGCTCCTTCCGCGAGGCCGGCGACGTGGAGGCGGCGGCGGAGGCGATGATGGCGCTGACCGGCCCGCTCTGGGTCAGCGGTGAGACGGAGCGAGCGGAGCGGGTGGCCCGGGAGGTCATGGAGCTCCTGGGGACGGACCCGTCCCCGCTCCTGGCGCGCGCCCACTCCATCCTGGCAGGCCGATTGATGCTGTCCAGCAAGTTCGACGAATGCCTTCGTCTGACCGACCGGGCCCTCGAGCTCGCGGCCCAGTTCGGCATGGACGAGGTGACCCTGCGGGCCCTCCAGTTCCGGGGCAGCATCTGGTGCCTTCGGGGCGATCCAGAAGGTGGCCTCGCGGACCTGCGGCAGTCGCTGGACATGGCGCTGAGCCGGGCCTCGGGCCAGGCCTACGCGGCCTACGTCAACCTGGCCGACTTCGTGTGGGACGAGATGGGGCCGGCGGCGGGGCTGGCGATCTATCGAGCCGGCATCGACCATTCCAAGGCCCGCGGGAACTTCAACAGCGCCATGTGGGCGACGGCGGAGTCGGCCTGGCTCCTGTTCGGGTCGGGCGAATGGGACGAATGCCTTCGGTCGGCGGACGAGGTCATCGAATGGGGGCGCGGTTTCGGGGAGACGCAGATGACGGTGATCGCCATGCAGTCGAAAGCGGACGTGCTGGTGAGCCGGGGTCGGGCGCGGGAGGCGGCGGAGCTCGTCGCGGAGTTCCTGCCCAGAGCCCGGGCGGCCCGCGATCCGCAGATCCTCATGCCGTCCCTCGTCACGGCGACGGCGGTGGACCTCGCACTGGGGCGGCGCCCGGAGGCGACGGAGCAGATCATGGAGTACGCCCGCGACGTCCTGGACCCGACGTTCGCGGCCTACTTCCAGCCCCAGGTCTCGCGAGTCCTGGTCCAGGCCGGCCGCACCGACGACGCGCAGGACTACTTCGAAGCGGGGGTTGCCTCCTTGGTCCGAATGCGGCACGGGGGCGTGGCCGCGGCGGGGATCCTGGCCGAGGCCCGGGGGGAACTGGAGGAGGCGGAACGGCTCCACGCGGACGCGGCGGCGCGGTGGAACGACTACGGCTACCCGTTCGAGGAAGCCCATTCCCTGCTCGGACAGGCCCGATGCCTGATCGGGTCGGGTCGAGGCGGCGAGGCAGAGGCACCGCTGTCGCGGGCCCAGGAGATCCTGGCCGGACTCGGAGCCCTACCGCTGCTCGCCGAGGCCTCGCGCCTGCTGGAGGAGGTCCGCTCCGCCGGTTCGGCGTCGCCGGGCCGGTAGACTGGAGGCGACCTCTGTCTCCCCTCGAGGACCCCTGCCATGCCATCCCGTGAAGACCTTCGCAACGTCGCCATCGTGGCCCACGTCGACCACGGGAAGACGACGCTGGTCGACGCCATGTTGTGGCAGACGGGCGCTTTCCGGGCGGGCTCGGACGTGGAGGAGCGGGTCCTCGACTCCATGGACCTTGAGCGCGAGAAGGGCATCACCATCCTCGCCAAGAACACCGGCGTGAACTACGGCGGGGTCAAGATCAACATCGTCGACACGCCCGGCCACGCCGACTTCGGGGGCGAGGTGGAGCGCGGCCTGACCATGGTGGACGGTGTGCTGCTGCTGGTCGACGCCTCGGAGGGGCCGCTGCCGCAGACCCGGTTCGTCCTTCGGAAGGCGCTGGAGGCGCGCCTGCCCGTGATCCTGGTGGTCAACAAGGTCGACCGGCCCGACGCCCGCATCGCCGAGGTCCTGGACGAGGTGTACGAGCTGTTCCTGGACCTCGACGCCGATGAATCGCAGATCGAGTTCCCCATCCTGTACGCGAACGCCCGAGCGGGATGGGCCTCCACGGTGCCGGACGTGGCCGGTTCGGACCTGAAGCCGCTGTTCGAGATGCTGATCGAGCACATCCCGGCGCCCCGGTACGACGATTCCCATCCGCTCCAGGCTCTGGTGACGAACCTGGACGCCTCGCCCTACGTGGGCCGGCTGGCCCTGTGCCGGGTGATGCACGGCACCATCCGCCGGGGCCAGCAGGTGGCGTGGTGCCGGGCCGACGGGTCCATCGAGCCGGCCAAGATCACCGAGCTGTACGTGACCGAAGCGCTGGACCGTGTCCCGGCCGAGGAGGCCGGGCCAGGCGAGATCATCGCGGTGGCCGGCCTGGCCGAGGTCACCATCGGCGAAACCCTGGCCGACCCGGCCGACCCCCGTCCGCTCCCGGTCTCGCACTTCGACGACCCCAGCCTGTCCATGACCGTCGGCATCAACACCGCGCCGCTGGCCGGCCTGGACGGCGACAAGGTCACGGCGCGCCTGGTGAAGGGGCGGCTGGAACAGGAGGTGGTGGGCAACGTCTCCATCCGGGTCCTGCCCACCGAGCGCCCCGACACGTGGGAGGTGCAGGGCCGCGGCGAGCTCCAGCTGGCCGTGCTGGTCGAGATGATGCGCCGCGAGGGCTACGAGCTCACCGTGGGCAAGCCCCAGGTCGTGACGAGGCTGGTGGATGGGCGGGTCCACGAGCCGGTGGAGCGCCTGGCCATCGACATCCCCGAGGACTTCCTGGGAGTGGTGACCCAGCTCCTCGCGCTGCGCAAGGGCCGCCTGGAGCACATGGTCAACCACGGCACGGGCTGGGTCCGCATGGAGTACCTGGTGCCGGCCCGGGCCCTGATCGGGTTCCGGACCGAGTTCCTCACGGAGACCCGGGGGACCGGCCTGCTGCACCACGTCTTCGACCGCTACGAGGCGTGGCACGGCGAGCTGCGCACGCGTCCGACGGGGTCGCTGGTGGCCGATCGGCGTGGCATGACCACTTCGTTCGCCCTGCTGAACCTCCAGGAGCGCGGCTCGATGTTCATCGGCCCCGGCGTGGAGGTCTACGAGGGCATGATCGTGGGCGAGAACAGCCGGTCGGAGGACATGAACGTGAACCCGACCCGGGAGAAGAAGCTCACCAACATGCGCTCGTCCACCTCGGAGGAGCTGGTGCGCCTCATCCCGCACCGCGAGCTGTCCCTGGAGCAGGCCCTCGAGTTCATCCGCGAGGACGAGTGCGCGGAGGTCACCCCGAAGAGCGTCCGCCTGCGCAAGGTGGTCCTGGACCAGACCGACCGCCTGAGGGCGTCGCGCCGGGCCGGCGCCGACTGACCGGGAACCGTCCGCCCCCTTCAGGTGTACTCCAAAGCGTCATGGGCGGAAGGACCCTTCGCTGGATCTGGGCCTCGGCCGCTGGGACGGTCGTCCTGCTCGCCGGGTGTACGGCGTCGGGGTCGCACGGTACGACACCCGTCGCTTCGGCCACGCTTGGGCCCTCTCCCGTGCCGACCCCTTCCGCGACTCCGCTTCAGGCGGGCGCCATCGACGTGTCGTCCCTTCCAGGGCGGATCGCGTTCGCCAGCGGCACGGCGGACGTCTACGTGGTGAATGCGGACGGGTCGCACCTCCGCCAGCTGACCGCGAACCCGGCCAACGACTTCGACCCGTCCTGGTCGCCTGACGGGAAGCGGATCGCCTTTCGGTCGGAGCGCGACGGCAACAACGAGATCTACGTGATGAACGCCGACGGGTCCGCACAACGGAACGTGTCACTGTGGGAGGGGGACGACTGGGGACCGGCGTGGTCGCCGGATGGGCGGTGGATCGCATTCAACTCGGCCCGGCCCGGACTGGTGGGGCTGCACCTGTACCTCGCATCGCCGGACGGCGCCCTTTCGCTCCGGGTTGCGCACCGCTACGTCGAGTACCCGGCGTGGTCGGCCGACGGCACGAAGATCTCCTTCATGTCCCCCGCCCGTGACGGCGCCTACGACATCTTCGTGATGGACGCCGACGGAACGGACGTGCGGCAGCTGACGCACTCGCCGGGACCGGACGGCTGGCCGGCCTGGTCACCGGACGGCCGGCAGATCGTGTTCGCCTCCGTACGGGACGACTGCTCGTACTCGAGCGCTGCGGGCTGCAAGACATCCGGTGACGTCGGCCCGTACCACACGCTGTGGATCATGAATGCCGACGGTTCGAACCAGCACCGCCTGACTGACGTGTTCGGCCAGTTCGCCGTGTGGTCGCCGGACGGCAGATACATCCTGTTCGCCCCCGGTCTGAGCGTGATCCGTCCCGACGGCACCGGGCTCGCCCGCATCGAGGTCGGCGCCGCGGAGCCCGAGATGCCCGACTGGACCGCCGCCTGACGGCGTCCCGGTTACCGTTCCTCCAGCCCAGCAGTGAAGTCCGGGACGACGCAAAGGAGGACCGATGACCGTTCGGCTGAGCAACGTGCCTGCGTTGAGCGAACCGCCCGGCTACCACCACCTGGCCGTGGCCGATGGGCGCACCCTCGTGTTCACGGCGGGCCAGGTTCCCCTCGACGGGTCGGGGGAGCTCGTGGGAGAGGGCGACGCCGTCCGCCAGACGGAGCAGGTCCTGGCGAACCTGCTGCTGTCCCCGGAGGCAGCCGGGGCCCGCGCCGAGCAGGTGGTCAAGACCACCGTCTACGTGGTGGGCGGCGACCACGACCGGCAGGCGGCTGTGTGGAATGTGGTGCGGGACTCCCCGGTCGGGGCGTCGCCCAGCACCCTGGTGGGTGTGGCGTCGCTCGGCTACCGCGGGCAGCTCGTGGAGATCGAAGCGGTAGCGGTCCGCGACTGAATCGTCCGCTCCGAGCGAAGGTCCAAATCACTTTGCCTACCCGGGCGCCAGCGTCGCTAGGGCGGCGTCCCGGAGCTGGACAGCGTCGGGGGGCCACGCCCAGAACCGTGACCCCGCTGGTCGAGGAAGGTCCGGGCCCGCTCGGCGCCGTGGTCGAGCGAGATGATCGGCGTGTCCGTCGACCGGTAGTTCGCTCCTCCCGGGGACTGAGCTGAGCGCGATCCTTCCGGCGTCTTGATGGCAAGTCCTGCGTCCCTCTCGAGTCTTGCGCTGAGACCAAGGAACGAGCCATCATACGCGAAGGGGGTGATGCAGGGTGCGGATCGGCTCGGTTTCGATCAGAGGGCTCTTCGATACGTTTTCATATGACATCCCGCTTAACCTTGACGAGAGAATCACGCTCATCCATGGGCCGAATGGCGTAGGCAAGACCTCCATTCTGAAGGCTCTTTCCAGTCTATTTGCTCAGAACTTCAGCGTACTCCGCCGGATTCCATTCGGGAGTATAGAAATTGCTTTCGAGACCGGCGAGAAGCTGAAGGTCGCTCGCCGCAAGTCGCCTTCCCAAGATCAACCTCAGCCCGATCTAGCTTTCTCGCTCAAGAACCCTAGCCTCGGCGAAGACCTCAAGTTCAACCTGCCAATCCTCGATGAGGCTGAGCGTCGATTCGTGCCCCCCCTTGGGCTAATTGAAGACCATGTTGATACGCTGCAGAGGGTTGGTGAGTTCGAATGGTTCGATCAGTTGACCGGGGAAACCCTTGCCCTTGAGCAAGTTTTGGACAGATATGGGGAGATTCTCCCAATCCCGCGCCAAATCCTGGCACGCCGGGTGCCCGAGTGGCTGAGCGAAATACTCGAAAGCCTCCCAATCCTATTCATTGAGACTCAACGTCTATTCGCGATTGGCGAAAGGCCCCGCCGATTGGGTAGACCGCGCCCGACCGAGATGGCCTCGGCGGTGGCTACATATGCGAGTGCTCTATCTCACACGATTCAGAGGGATCTTGCCCAATACGCTACCATCTCTCAAGAACTGGATCGAACGTTTCCGAGCCGGCTGCTGAAGCAACGCAAGCTTCCTGCAAGGGCGACAGAGAAGGAGATCCGGCGCCGGTTCATTGTTCAAGGAGAGCAACGAGGAAGACTCATGGAGGCTGGACTCCTCGAAGCGGCGGAAGAGCTTCCACTTCCACATAGAGAGCTCGACGCCATCGAGTTGAAGCTCTTGTGGGCGTATCTGGCAGACGTGGATCGTAAGTTAAAGACGTTCGACCAGTTGCTGGCACGGATTGAATTGTTCAAGGAGATCATCAACCCTAAGTTTCTATTCAAAACGATGTTTGTGGACAAGGGGAAGGGCTTTGCCTTCGAGACCAATGTAGGGGAGGAGCTTCCTCCGACACAATTATCCTCCGGCGAGCAGCACGAACTGGTCCTTGCGTACCAGCTCCTCTTCGAGGTGGCACCTGGCTCGTTTATATGCATAGACGAACCCGAAATCTCTCTACATGTAACTTGGCAACATCGCTTTCTCGAAGATCTTCGGCGGATCGCGGGAGTCTCGAGTGTGGACTTTCTGGTGGCTACGCACTCGCCTCAAATCATCCATAAGAGTTGGCAACTGGCTGTGGATTTGGAGCCGCCGGTATCGTGAGGCGGCACTTGACTGCCTACGACGTGTTCGCTGAGCTTCGCATGATTCGTACTGCGTTCCGCGGTGCCTTGGTCATCCTTGAAGGCGAACACGACGCCCGATTGTATGACCGGTGGCTGGATACTTCGGTGACACGTTCGATCCCGGCACACGGCAAGGAGCACGTCCTGGAAGTCATGGGGCTCGTGGAGACCGCTAAACTTCCTGGGTGGTGGGGATAGTGGATGGAGACTTCTGGCACTTGGAAGGAGTGGGGACGCCTTCTGCGAACCTTCTAATCACTGATTTTCATGATGCGGAGATGTTGGTAATCGTTTCGACAGCGTTGGGCCGAGTAATTCGCGAACTGGGGTCGGCGGAAAAGATCGCTCGGTTTCGAGCCCTCCATGGAGGGAAGCCTCTCGTCCGTATCCTTCTTGAGATAGCGGCGCCCTTAGGGGCGCTTCGGTGGGCCTCGGAGCGAGAGGGATGGCGCCTTGATTTCAACGTTAGGCTTGATCGCGCGAGGTGCATTGAGCCACGACACTTAAACCTCGACTTCGGGCGATGGGTTGAGGTTGTCTTGCAGGTGAGCGGCTCTGCTCTTAGGAGAAGAAGGGTTCACGAGGTTGTCAGCTCCCTTCTGTCGGAGCAGCCAGACTTGCGCCAACTCTGCTCAGGGCACGATATCGTTGCCATCATGAGTGTGGGTCTGAGACGGGCTATTGGTTCCCGGCGGATGGCCGGTGCTTTGCCCGACGTGTTAGAGGAGGGGCTTCGAATGGCATACGATAGCAAGGACTTCAGGAAGACAAGCCTTTACGCAAGTGCGAGGGCGTGGGAGGCGAGGAACCCTCCATATCAGCTATTCGATGCCTGACCGGATCGAGGTGCGGTTAGTCATAGAAGTGTGACCGCACATAAGGGGTTCCCTGCTTGTCCGCCAGGGTGTCTATGTTGACCCCCCCGCCTATCCCCTTGGAGAGTAAGGGGTGGTTGCTGCCTGGTAGTTGCCTCACGCGCTCAAGCGCTCAGGTCGCGGTGGCCGGTTTCTATTCTGCCGGCCCGGTCCAGGCGCACGAAGGCGTCGACGACCATGGGGTCGAACTGGGTGCCGGCGGATTCCTGGAGGCGCCTGATCGCTTCGGAGACGGGTAGCGCTCTCCGGTACGGGCGGTCGCTGGTCATGGCGTGGAACGCGTCGCACACCAGGATGATCCGGGCTTCGACCGGGATGTCCGTTCCGCTCAGGCCCTCGGGGTAGCCGTTTCCGTCCCAGTGCTCGTGGCAGGCCTGCACGATCGGCACGAGGGGCTGGAGGAACGGTACGGGCGCGATGATCTGCGCCCCGATGCCGGGGTGCCGCTTCATCTCCACCCACTCCTCTGGC
The sequence above is a segment of the Actinomycetota bacterium genome. Coding sequences within it:
- a CDS encoding AAA family ATPase: MIVCARCGQENPDGFRFCGRCASPLGAEAPRGEERKVVTVLFCDLVGFTARSDRADPEDVRATLRPYHARLRIEIERYGGTVEKFIGDAVMAVFGAPVAHEDDPERAVRAGLRITEAIEELNESQSGLDLSVRIGINSGEAVVALGARPAEGEGIVTGDVVNTAARLQTAAPVGAVVVGALTYRATREVFDYDDLDPVAAKGKQEPIPLWRALRAKSRLGVDIEQGTRAPLLGRDAELGLLKDTFIRTVRDQAPQLVTLTGEPGVGKSRLVWEFRRFVDDTPDLVYWRQGRCLPYGDGIAFWALGEIVKAQAGINETDDPERASAKLDAAVRFLAAPAEEAEWLKARLAPLVGGEGAGSGADAVARDESFAAWRRFLELAAARSPLVAVFEDLHWADPVLIEFLEHLVDWASGVPLLILCTGRPELYERHPGWGGGKRNSFTVALSPLGAEDTARLISELLSQAVLPAEVQSALVERSGGNPLYTEEFVKMLVDRGVLARGENRGPWRLAADADIAVPETLQALIAARLDTLPIEQKSLLQDGSVVGKVFWSGAVAAMGAVDEQAVRIALHELARKEFLRPARTTSMENQAEYSFWHVLIRDVAYGQIPRAARGKKHRAAARWIEGQAGDRAVDQADFLAYHYGQALELARAAGDRVESEGLREPLQRFLVLAGDRAFPLDAAKAESFYRDALELLPEGTVDRARVELKALDAGWTSGTRPAQEVIAGYEGPIRSFREAGDVEAAAEAMMALTGPLWVSGETERAERVAREVMELLGTDPSPLLARAHSILAGRLMLSSKFDECLRLTDRALELAAQFGMDEVTLRALQFRGSIWCLRGDPEGGLADLRQSLDMALSRASGQAYAAYVNLADFVWDEMGPAAGLAIYRAGIDHSKARGNFNSAMWATAESAWLLFGSGEWDECLRSADEVIEWGRGFGETQMTVIAMQSKADVLVSRGRAREAAELVAEFLPRARAARDPQILMPSLVTATAVDLALGRRPEATEQIMEYARDVLDPTFAAYFQPQVSRVLVQAGRTDDAQDYFEAGVASLVRMRHGGVAAAGILAEARGELEEAERLHADAAARWNDYGYPFEEAHSLLGQARCLIGSGRGGEAEAPLSRAQEILAGLGALPLLAEASRLLEEVRSAGSASPGR
- the typA gene encoding translational GTPase TypA codes for the protein MPSREDLRNVAIVAHVDHGKTTLVDAMLWQTGAFRAGSDVEERVLDSMDLEREKGITILAKNTGVNYGGVKINIVDTPGHADFGGEVERGLTMVDGVLLLVDASEGPLPQTRFVLRKALEARLPVILVVNKVDRPDARIAEVLDEVYELFLDLDADESQIEFPILYANARAGWASTVPDVAGSDLKPLFEMLIEHIPAPRYDDSHPLQALVTNLDASPYVGRLALCRVMHGTIRRGQQVAWCRADGSIEPAKITELYVTEALDRVPAEEAGPGEIIAVAGLAEVTIGETLADPADPRPLPVSHFDDPSLSMTVGINTAPLAGLDGDKVTARLVKGRLEQEVVGNVSIRVLPTERPDTWEVQGRGELQLAVLVEMMRREGYELTVGKPQVVTRLVDGRVHEPVERLAIDIPEDFLGVVTQLLALRKGRLEHMVNHGTGWVRMEYLVPARALIGFRTEFLTETRGTGLLHHVFDRYEAWHGELRTRPTGSLVADRRGMTTSFALLNLQERGSMFIGPGVEVYEGMIVGENSRSEDMNVNPTREKKLTNMRSSTSEELVRLIPHRELSLEQALEFIREDECAEVTPKSVRLRKVVLDQTDRLRASRRAGAD
- a CDS encoding RidA family protein — its product is MTVRLSNVPALSEPPGYHHLAVADGRTLVFTAGQVPLDGSGELVGEGDAVRQTEQVLANLLLSPEAAGARAEQVVKTTVYVVGGDHDRQAAVWNVVRDSPVGASPSTLVGVASLGYRGQLVEIEAVAVRD
- a CDS encoding AAA family ATPase, whose protein sequence is MRIGSVSIRGLFDTFSYDIPLNLDERITLIHGPNGVGKTSILKALSSLFAQNFSVLRRIPFGSIEIAFETGEKLKVARRKSPSQDQPQPDLAFSLKNPSLGEDLKFNLPILDEAERRFVPPLGLIEDHVDTLQRVGEFEWFDQLTGETLALEQVLDRYGEILPIPRQILARRVPEWLSEILESLPILFIETQRLFAIGERPRRLGRPRPTEMASAVATYASALSHTIQRDLAQYATISQELDRTFPSRLLKQRKLPARATEKEIRRRFIVQGEQRGRLMEAGLLEAAEELPLPHRELDAIELKLLWAYLADVDRKLKTFDQLLARIELFKEIINPKFLFKTMFVDKGKGFAFETNVGEELPPTQLSSGEQHELVLAYQLLFEVAPGSFICIDEPEISLHVTWQHRFLEDLRRIAGVSSVDFLVATHSPQIIHKSWQLAVDLEPPVS
- a CDS encoding DUF4435 domain-containing protein; this encodes MGIVDGDFWHLEGVGTPSANLLITDFHDAEMLVIVSTALGRVIRELGSAEKIARFRALHGGKPLVRILLEIAAPLGALRWASEREGWRLDFNVRLDRARCIEPRHLNLDFGRWVEVVLQVSGSALRRRRVHEVVSSLLSEQPDLRQLCSGHDIVAIMSVGLRRAIGSRRMAGALPDVLEEGLRMAYDSKDFRKTSLYASARAWEARNPPYQLFDA